The genomic stretch AAACATATATGCCGACTCATTTAATACCGGGCATTAATGACGATGTCCTTCATGATTCGATCTACAATCATATTACAAATGTGCTGCAGCTCAAAATCGCCGGAACGCATCGGAAAATCAGAGCCTGCAAATCTGATCATATTGACCAGCAGCATCTGGGCTGTAAACAGGATGATCCAATTCTTGAAGTGGAACATGTGGGCTTCTTAGATACCGGGATTCCATTTGAATATTCCTTTTCACGTCATCGGCATGACAAGTTTGTTGTGACTTCTGTAAACATACGGCGCTGATTGCGGAGACAACAAGGAGGCCATCTGCATGCTTGGCGGTATTGAAGCAGGCGGCACAAAGTTTGTTTGTGCTGTCGGTAGAGAAGATGGAACGATCATTGACAGGATAGAATTCCCCACAAAGATGCCGGATGAAACGATAGAGAAAGTAATTCAATATTTTAGCCAATTTTCATTACAGGCAATCGGCATCGGCTCCTTTGGTCCCGTTGATAACGATAAAACCAGTCAAACATACGGTACCATTACGGCCACGCCGAAAGCGGGCTGGAGACACTATCCCTTTTTGCAAACCGTTAAGAACGAAATGAAGATCCCAGTCGGATTTAGTACAGATGTCAACGCTGCGGCGCTGGGTGAATTCCTTTTCGGTGAAGCGAAGGGTCTTGACAGCTGCCTGTATATAACGATTGGCACTGGCATCGGAGCGGGGGCTATTGTAGAGGGGAGGCTCCTTCAGGGGCTGTCACACCCAGAGATGGGCCATATTTATATCCGGAGGCACCCGGATGACGTATACCAAGGGAAGTGCCCTTATCATGGAGATTGCTTTGAAGGCTTAGCTTCAGGCCCCGCTATCGAAGCCCGCTGGGGGAAAAAAGCCGCGGATTTATCAGATATAGCACAAGTCTGGGAACTGGAAGGGTACTATATTGCCCAAGCACTGGCTCAGTATATTTTGATCCTTGCACCTAAAAAAATCATTCTTGGCGGCGGCGTCATGCAACAGAAACAAGTGTTTTCTTATATCTATCAATATGTACCAAAAATCATGAACAGCTACTTAGATTTTTCTGAATTATCAGATGATATAAGTGATTATATTGTACCTCCACGTTTAGGCAGTAACGCCGGAATCATCGGCACGCTAGTTTTAGCGCATCAGGCCTTACAAGCAGAGGCAGCATCCGGGGAGGTGCGATCATGACGCATCCATTATTTTTAGAGCCTGTCTTTAAAGAAAGACTATGGGGAGGGACGAAGCTTCGTGACGCTTTTGGCTACGCAATACCCTCACAAAAAACAGGTGAGTGCTGGGCCGTTTCTGCACATGCCCATGGCTCGTCGTCTGTAAAAAATGGCCCGCTGGCAGGAAAGACACTTGATCAAGTATGGAAAGATCATCCAGAGATATTCGGGTTTCCGGATGGTAAGGTGTTTCCGCTGCTGGTAAAGCTGCTGGACGCCAATATGGATCTCTCCGTGCAAGTCCATCCTGATGATGATTATGCAAAACTGCACGAAAATGGCGACCTTGGTAAAACGGAGTGCTGGTATATCATTGATTGCAAAGATGACGCCGAACTAATTTTGGGACATCATGCAAGCACAAAGGAAGAGTTCAAACAACGAATAGAAAGCGGTGATTGGAACGGGCTGCTGAGGCGAATCAAAATCAAGCCAGGAGATTTCTTTTATGTGCCAAGCGGTACACTCCATGCTTTATGTAAGGGAACCCTTGTCCTTGAAATCCAGCAAAACTCTGATACAACATATCGCGTATACGATTATGACCGCTGTAATGACCAGGGCCAAAAAAGAACTCTTCATATAGAAAAAGCCATGGAAGTCATAACGATACCGCATATCGATAAAGTGCATACACCGGAAGTAAAAGAAGTTGGTAACGCTGAGATCATTGTTTATGTGCAATCAGATTATTTCTCAGTGTACAAATGGAAGATTAGCGGCCGAGCTGCTTTTCCTTCATATCAAACCTATTTGCTGGGGAGTGTTCTGAGCGGATCAGGACGAATCATAAATAATGGTATTCAGTATGAATGCAATGCAGGCTCACACTTTATTCTGCCTGCGCATTTTGGAGAATTTACAATAGAAGGAACATGTGAATTCATGATATCTCATCCTTAATGAATGGGGGAGTTGCATTTGTTTAAGAAACATACGATCTCTTTGCTCATTATATTTTTACTTGCGTCTGCTGTTTTAGCAAAACCAATTGAAGCGCATACTGTGTCGCCTGTGAATCCTAATGCCCAGCAGACAACAAAAACAGTGATGAACTGGCTTGCGCACCTGCCGAACCGAACGGAAAACAGAGTCCTTTCCGGAGCGTTCGGAGGTTACAGCCATGACACATTTTCTATGGCTGAGGCTGA from Bacillus subtilis subsp. subtilis str. 168 encodes the following:
- the gmuE gene encoding ROK fructokinase; glucomannan utilization protein E (Evidence 1a: Function from experimental evidences in the studied strain; PubMedId: 15018644, 18177310, 21185308; Product type e: enzyme); its protein translation is MLGGIEAGGTKFVCAVGREDGTIIDRIEFPTKMPDETIEKVIQYFSQFSLQAIGIGSFGPVDNDKTSQTYGTITATPKAGWRHYPFLQTVKNEMKIPVGFSTDVNAAALGEFLFGEAKGLDSCLYITIGTGIGAGAIVEGRLLQGLSHPEMGHIYIRRHPDDVYQGKCPYHGDCFEGLASGPAIEARWGKKAADLSDIAQVWELEGYYIAQALAQYILILAPKKIILGGGVMQQKQVFSYIYQYVPKIMNSYLDFSELSDDISDYIVPPRLGSNAGIIGTLVLAHQALQAEAASGEVRS
- the gmuF gene encoding phosphohexomutase; cupin family (Evidence 2b: Function from indirect experimental evidences (e.g. phenotypes); PubMedId: 10704478, 18177310, 3017192; Product type e: enzyme), whose translation is MTHPLFLEPVFKERLWGGTKLRDAFGYAIPSQKTGECWAVSAHAHGSSSVKNGPLAGKTLDQVWKDHPEIFGFPDGKVFPLLVKLLDANMDLSVQVHPDDDYAKLHENGDLGKTECWYIIDCKDDAELILGHHASTKEEFKQRIESGDWNGLLRRIKIKPGDFFYVPSGTLHALCKGTLVLEIQQNSDTTYRVYDYDRCNDQGQKRTLHIEKAMEVITIPHIDKVHTPEVKEVGNAEIIVYVQSDYFSVYKWKISGRAAFPSYQTYLLGSVLSGSGRIINNGIQYECNAGSHFILPAHFGEFTIEGTCEFMISHP